One stretch of Anabas testudineus chromosome 24, fAnaTes1.2, whole genome shotgun sequence DNA includes these proteins:
- the LOC113149645 gene encoding uncharacterized protein LOC113149645, which translates to MGGSQPQDCEAEKRRNRKLTKKRHVGQTGRKRRDSDNGEVTLNRSQEITGQYFYSFTVRDGDDVTLPCGNVRDDQNKCDSTTWIFSESGNKAAVTLFELGQIKKDSVKSKSDRLSVTENCSLVIKKVTDEDVGRYICRQFISGRQQGGDSEVDLSVATSEEATKSMTTITEATSAQTNTRNYSIKRDRTEPQGRSWWYIVIAAIIATLLLTVGVFVISLSRCKKTEEIEPQLYENMERRFHPALTENWNLDLGNYYGNVGAVTYNTKRSFYSSGESLSEPIYETPN; encoded by the exons ATGGGAGGTAGTCAACCTCAAGACTGTgaggcagagaagaggaggaacaggaagcTGACCAAAAAAAGGCATGTgggacagacaggaaggaagagaaggGACAGCGACAACGGGGAAGTTACATTAAACAGGTCGCAAGAAA TAACTGGACAATATTTCTACTCCTTCACTGTCAGAGACGGAGATGACGTCACTTTACCTTGTGGAAATGTGAGAGATGatcagaataaatgtgacagtacTACCTGGATCTTCAGTGAATCaggaaacaaagcagcagtAACACTGTTTGAACTTGGACAGATTAAGAAAGATTCAGTcaaatctaaatcagacagactgagtgttacagagaactgttctctggttataaagaaggtcacagatgaagatgttggtcgttacatctgcagacagtttatatcAGGACGACAACAAGGTGGAGACTCTGAGGTTGATCTGTCTGTTGCtacca GTGAAGAAGCAACaaaatcaatgacaacaataacAGAAGCAACATCAGCACAGACGAATACACGTAACTACTCAATCAAGCGTGACCGAACAGAACCACAGG GTCGGTCTTGGTGGTACATTGTTATTGCTGCGATTATAGCGACACTCTTATTAACCGTCGGTGTATTCGTTATTTCACTGTCCAGATGCAAGAAAACTGAAG AGATTGAACCACAGCTGTATGAAAATATG GAGCGGAGATTTCACCCTGCACTGACGGAGAATTGGAACCTG GATCTGGGTAATTATTATGGTAATGTTGGTGCAGTGACCTACAACACGAAGAGATCGTTCTACTCTTCTGGTGAATCTTTGAGTGAGCCGATCTACGAAACCCCAAACTAA